A segment of the Cotesia glomerata isolate CgM1 linkage group LG2, MPM_Cglom_v2.3, whole genome shotgun sequence genome:
GCTTCCTTcttcttgtaattttttacactatCTATAATCAAGCTCATAAATGTACTCTTGTCTTCCGTTCGTTACTGCGAAAGTGTGATACCAATATCCGCAATACGTGATCACTCGATTCACTTCTACTCTACACTCCCGCACTTCCGTATTTTTGAATTCCGCTAGTTGCAGCAATTGTAAAGTTACAGCTTCTTCTCTCGGGTTCCTGAGAGGGATGTTGCACTCTCCTACTGCGACCGCTGACATCGTTGTCACGTTCATTGAAATTCCTCCACAGTCATATCCTATTAATGCCTGTGTTGTCTGGATGATCAGCAGCATCATTAGTAATAATCTTTTTATCGCTTTACTCATTctgcaaaaattttatggcattaatttataactttttatctgtattttttttggatCGACAAGATTCTCTTTCATCTGTATTTTACTTGGTGAACAATATCATTGGGCATGAAACGACAATTGCGAATTACTTAATTaactattcttaaaattattagttatgaaaaaaaaagcattttaatctaccaattattattattatcttaatataatatatattatatcctAATCGTTTTTTCAACGACTGAGTACGTATCCAACCGTAGATTTATTCCCCATAAAATATGAGAACACAAGGATAGAGTTATTCTTTTCTCATCTGTATCGCTTCTCCAGACGTGCTGACAGTGCTTTTCTAAGTACTTTATCTATGTTGGACCCGGTGGTCCCACTTGCGTCTACTTAATTAGAATACTTATTCCGCTCCAACTGATCACATCTCTAGCAGTGacagtttaataattaaagaaatcttCGAAGAAaagggaagaaaaaaaaattttttcattcaacaTGTCCAATTATATCTCGATCTCTCATTTCCTTCGATGCCTACAAGTCTCCAATAGGATTGACGGGGTAAGTtattataagattatatattttttgttttgatttaaaCGAATTATCATAGCTAATTCTGAATCCTCcctaaaatttgtttattattttcaggaaattttaagaatgTGTCACATTCTGAAAACACTAATTGATGAATAGTTCAGATTGTAGTTCTGTTAAAAGGAgaggagagaaaaaaaattttgctttgtgAGTCGTAAATGTGCGGAATATATATGATCTAGTGAATTTAAAGTTCCCGTGagcataataatttttcaattagtgaaaccccaaaaaaaaatgatttcataaaaatttcctttacaaaaattttcctcAATTAAccttcctaaaaaaaaattattttaatttaggaaatttgaaaaagacggaaagagaaaaaaaaattatgaaattcctTGAGTCGATTccctttttattttcaaaaaaaaaaattcttgaaaagaGGTTTCCTGGAATTATTCTCTAAATTCAGAAATAACTTCCGTACCCTTTAATTTTCCTTTCGAATAAAGGGATTccttattattaattagtatatTTTATCTTAACTGAATTTAGTCGGGTAAGTATATATCTATCATACATATGTACTTATCATACATACtcaagtatatatatatatatatatatatatatatatatatatatatatatatatatatatatatatatatatatatatatatatatatatatatatcggcGGTCGGCGAAAGGGACGTacgtttacgtattttttgcCGACCGTCGGCGAAAACCCCATATgtcgtatttatttatttattaaattttgatcctAAAGCAAGTCCTCCCTAAGGACCATCATAATTAAGTACATAATGAGTgcatattaaattaatataatattaattataatatggatatgatattaattaatagaatataataaataaattattaataatttaatatgatAAGTAACGTGATAACATAACATAATAGGTAATACtcagtataataataataagaattgtTATTGTCATTGAATCTTTACAACATTGTTTACACAGTTGTAAGGGTCTTTATTGAAATACAAAGGTTGTATGATAGTATAAAATACTGGGTTTTCGCAAACATTCTAGCAAGAGTAAGAAGGGGACACTTTggttttactaaaaaatttttattttgtattatcaATGTCATGAGATCGTTCAGTCATTACAGGCGTTTATGGCATCCGGGAACCATAAGGGCGCATAGagagaatttttaacttccctctaagaaaattgaaaattttcgaaaatcgggaaattattagttttactccggttttttaaaatcgagttttcaacagatctcgatgtgttgaggtcctagaaagctcCCCCAAATGTTTTCgtgatgatgtccgtacgtctgtgtgtgtgtgtgtgtgtgtgtgtgtgtgtgtgtgtgtgtgtgtgtgtgcctGTGTctgtgcgtgcgtgtgtgtgtgtgtgtgtgtgtgtgtgtgtgtgtgtgtgtgtgtgtgtgtgtgtgtgtgtgtgtgtgtgtgtgtgtgtgtgtgtgtgtgtgtgtgtgtgtgtgtgtgtgtgtgtgtgtgtgtggccgtatgtaaaactctcataacttttgaacgacttgaccgattttaccgcggttggcgccattcgaaaggtcattcaaattcaaatttttttgaatgtgtttttttagaataactttcaaactgCTTtatcgatcgattccaaaaaccaatcagctcttaacattaaaaaaatcacatcGATCGCCTTCAAGCCagttaaaatcggttgattcttTTGTGAATTTTCGATGACGAAAACAATAGagaaaaagtgattttttcgaACTATGTCGGAATttccggtctgatcaatttgtgtttaaaagtttatcatagaatttaaaaaactgcgtcgaatgttgCCAACCGCAGGAAAgtcggttcattcatttagaagttattgcgggttaaaaattaaaaaaatagtgagctcgaagagctcaaaaacgtaataaatgCAATCATAAGCGCTcaggtatgaaattagcgagaagttgcaggTATGGCCTTTAGgttcaaccgtttttctaattttgttAAGTATCgactttttggaaaaaaaaaatttcctcccTGGCAGATCCGAATCACGGTAAAATACCGTAATTAAGGTGATTCACGGTAAATTCACGGTGAAAACCCGTAATTCGGTCATTTACCGAACTTCTCGGTAAAAAACGGTAAAATCACCGTGTTTTCACGGTAATTCACGGTGAATTAACCAAAATTTACggtgaaatttttatgaaacacCGTAAAATCACCGCAATTCTTCGAGATCTCAAATGACGGTAAAGTGAAACGATTACGGTAAAATACGGTATTTCCCTGAAACACCGTGCCGTTACCTTttcgtgtaattttgagcttgGTGGACATAATGTCTTATTCCGTATATTTTGACTAGCTGAAACTGAATGTCACAAATATTCTTGCGAAATCATGGGCCATCAATTGTTTACAgccatttatttaaacaattgttaaaaaaaatatatttttattaaagaaatagttctttttattttgaataattttaaggcgaaagttacttttataaaattttttttaatagtttttgagttgtgaattttttttaatttgaaatatataatttttcacaattttgaCGATTATTGACAAaaggaaaaattctttaatattaaaatgaatatGTATGAATGTAAAGAAGATCACCGCAAGTTcctattcaaaatataaaattctgtTGTTTGTTCTTAATACAAAAACAGAGCAATCAAAGTTGTTCCATTTGACAAGTAACTCGTTACACTTGGCGGCGTATGCGCGCAGCGAGCATTcgttgtctttttttttcaaacgttttatataaataatttttggtgAAATCACCGTGATTTTACAGTAAATCACGGTGATTTCACCGAGAATCGCGGTGATCGTGCACGGTCAAATCACCGTGCAATCACTGTAAATACCGGTAAATCGGATCCGCCAGGGTTCttatttctatatttttaGAGCATAATTACGTTaatactcaaaaataaatttattatgcttTTTTAACCATATCTTTTGCTGTTTACCGCTCTTGTATCTGTAATGCAATATATCATTTTCTGTATACTACTGTgcttatttatgattttttaaacatttctttttgttattttctgAAGCGGCAAAGAGACgtttaataaacaaaagaatCTTGGTACTTCCACgccataattaaaattgttttcatattattttgtagaaaagattaattatcaagcaaattaaatttcaatatatcTAAAGCCCACACGATAGTTGTATTATTTAACTAAGTTAATGTTTTGAatacttgaaaattaatacacaaaaaatattagattaattaaaattatcattgttttttttctaatagatATGAGCTATTGAATATTATTGATTGAAATCTATTCATAGCAATAGTTTctataacaattataataattaccattATGATTGTAATACCTACCGTTACAATACTAGTCATAATTACTATCTTtagaataaaatgtttttataaatgcACGAAATGATCTCATGATATTCTGATGGTTAATATTACCATAAATAGTTTCTATCTATTAACATTTTATGGCTAGTATCTATGAAAAGAGAATGGCgataactataattaattgattttcttCGTATAGCATTTTAGCGTTAGgcatattttcattttcaaattatcactttacatgagaaaattttctaataccATTATTGTCGCCTGGGATATAGTTCTAACATTATTTACTTCTGGAgaagttattataaattttcgagTTTGAATGTcagttactattttatttataatcacatATGTcagtaataaaaagtttttgtttacaagttgaatttttttccagcaaatagtagaaaaaaaataatcaatattttttcagttattaaattttcgatctttaactattttatgacagaaatttgtaaaacaaattaacttctgaattgaaaaaaaaaatttctcaaactTAGTATGCTGAAAATCGGAACATATTTTATGCTAAAtaagttaacaaaaaattaggaaaacggttgaccctaaaggccattccgtcaacttcccgctaattccttatataagcgcttaaaattgcacttatgatgtttttgagctctttgagctcaaagagacagcttttctatgcttttaagCTCTAAGAGCTCTTCGAAAGCATGGTAGAAGTTCAGTAAAAcactattatttaaattttcaaactgcaattactattcaataaataaaccgattttcacgtggttggcagcattcgacgtagttttttaaattctatgatatacttCGAAActcaaattgatcagaccggaaATTCCGGTGTAGTTCGAAAAAATCactttattttctattttttcattgacgataactcacgaacaaatcgACCGATTTTTACCGGCTTGGCAGCGaccaacgtggttttttgatgttaaaagctaaatagtttttggaatcgatcagtatagccgtttaaaagttattccaaagaaaccactttttttttaatttttcaagtaacaTTCAATACTGGAATAACTAAATATCtctgttttgaaaaattatctaaacatgaaaacaaatttttttcaatttctgtGTGATGGATAAAATGGTTTTTGCAGATGAGTAATTAAAATCACTCGGTGCCCTAcgtgatattttttatcttttgaagcctaaaatattttgtgaatattaaaaactattctCATAGTATATGTTATAGGTTTATTTCCCTTTATTCGATACGTTAATGATTGATTTGGACTTATATTACCAGGTTGCTCGCATTATTTAGATTTATactttaaaagaaatttatgaaattttattttcaatttttttcctttttccgtgaaaaaaaaaattaaatgaaagtaAGAAAGCGAAACAATCCCTGTGgaaagaagtaaaaaattcttatgaaatataaacaaatacaCGTATCGAATCTATATGaggtattccatgccaaatcgaccacttttgaactcgatccctttagatttagctgaaactttatcattcttttctaccctttgaaaaacatttttgagaattttttcaaatttttttgtccaacccaaaaaaagttttaaatttttcaaaaaaatggcttttttattttcaaatagccataactttttttatattgacctttgggtacttttttttttttttaatttttgtttttgaatgaacttttcgaaaaaatacacaaaaaaaaattaaatatgatcaattctataaaataataggTTTTTTTGAGCAcaatcgttattttttcaaagttggcctttttttattatatttcttctcaaaaaaaaacttcaatcaatttgacaaccttaaaaaaaaattgtcaaattttctaaaataaaagaaaaattttttttcaattaaataaaaaaaatataaaaaaaaatcggcctTGCCCGGGATGAGCGGGAATAGTtgtcaaattgattgaaatttttttttgagaacaaaaataaaaaaaaaaaggccaactttgaaaaaataatgattttgctcaaaaaaaccgattattttacagaattgatcatatttaattttttttgtgtattttttcaaaaagttcattcaaaaacaaaaattaaaaaaaaaaaaggtacccaaaggtcaatatcaaaaaaagttatggctatttgaaaataaaaaagccatttttttgaaaaatttaaaactttttttgggttaaacagaaaaatttgaaaaaattcttaaaaatgtttttcaaagggtagaaaagaatgataatgtttcagctaaatctaaaggggtcgagttcaaaagtggtcgatttggcatggaataccccatataGAATCTGATAGATCCATGAGATGCTTTATGTAGCATACATAGATTCATTGTATGCAtttgtcaattatttataagaatttctttcatttccaTAAagatgacatttttaaaaatcaatctaTAACGACTTCATATAAATAGAAACTAACTAAAACAATACTAACGGTATTTGATGAATATTTCGCCAAAAATagagaaataatataaaaaaatcttaattttattttaaaaaattggtaaaAAACAATGACATCTAAGTTAGTTAAGGGGGAAATATGTGTAGAAGGCCGTTTTTATgctgatttttattaatttttttaaggtataaaaaattaatattatttatttaaactatcagATTATCTTATAGATGTATTTATGagtattttttcgtattaaacAACAGCATAACTTAATAAATAGCGGAGATATCAGCTAATACACATCGTAAGTTGTCATCCGACTTAGTAGTTGGTGTGCAGTATGGAAGCcacaatttttatctgaaatcaatggcacagaaaaattactttttttataagtgtATCTTCTATATGAActtaaattccaaaaaaaaaaagtaaaaatttgcattttttagaAGGCTGTGAAATTAAGTCGTGactttttaccattttttcatacatcgtttattaaaagaaaaatattttaaataaaaatgtcgcTTCCGATGTAGGTTTATATTCAGCGTAATTGTATGaagaaaagtaatttttctgtgccattgatttaagataaaaattttggcttcTATCGTGCACGCCAACTGCTAAGTCGGATGACAACCTACGATgtgtatcagctgatatctCCGCTATTTATCAAGTTATGCTGTTgcttaatacaaaaaaatactcataaaTACATCTATAAGATAACCTGATAGTCTCAAtaactaacaaatattttcataccttaaaaaaattaataataaatcagcATGAAAACGTCTATCTTCACGTATTTCCCTCCTTAAGTACAATAATTCTTATAacttaataattgaatttattgtttaCCCCAAGcgattaatgttttttttttttttgacacataGAGTATGTTTCATTATCAATATGAAAGTATTGATGtctacaaaataatttaactctatcatttaaattataatcatgttagacatatatttatttctataaaaggTGAAGAGATTAAGTTTTCaatgtatcataaaaaattttttttcaaatatgagtaattttatcagaaatttctacaaataatattttatgagTAAAATCAACATgaatatgttaaataaataaaattattaccacAGCCCACGCGACAATTATAACAATTCTTTCAATTAAATACATAATGCAGGTATAAAtcgattaaattataataacattcattaacttttgataataatgtcataaactctttttattttaaacactaCATGTTACATTATATCGTtacacttaataaattaaataattcaattctttttcatttaaagaatctgatataataatttctaacaTCTTGAAAACTGAACTTGAATCTCCAAATAGACTCAATTCAATAAGCTTGTAGAATGTTATAATTCATATGTCATGAATCAGATAAACGCTCGTTTAATCAACAACCttagttttatttaacttaGATGTATAACTTAATAACCAATTGTTaagtactttaatttttttaacgtacgtaacatgaataaaatttatatcttgtaataaaacatataaattattgaatttattcaaCTTCGAACTTTATGAGTCTTAATACTAATTATTCCAATCAACAGACATACTCTCATAAAACTTTCTGTTTCAATATGCGTTTTTAAAGatctaagattttttttgttaaacttttcaatttataatttttatttttaacgctcattattttaattcctttttttttatttatgacatTACTAGCTTTCTTTTTATACTGATTACTCATCCATGCTTTAATCGTATCTCTACTACGATCATTCAAGCACAGATACTTAGCTTTAATATcatcaatttcttttaatgatGGATAAGTTCTGGTGATTATATACTCTTTAAACTCGGTAAAAATCACTCTTTTTTCTTCATCACTCAAGGGCTTCTTTGTGGATGtacctataaaaaaaaatatttttgttagtttttattttgtgaGTTGACAATCTAacttagttaaataaattacaaaatattgttatgaatacaataaaataacttaCAAGTTTCAGATACTGTGATAGTAGATTTTCTATCTTTCGGAGTACTCTGATTAAGTATTTGAGCATAATCAGTTATTACAACTGAATTATGTACACTAgaagtgcagggcaaattatGATCAAACAGTATATCTGTCTCATTGGGAATTTCTACTGAATTGCTCGGTAAATTACTGTCAAAATCCGGATCAGTTTCATTAAGAGTATCgaggttatttttattttcagtcaTGTTAATAGAGTCTTCATATTCTACAAATTCATTTTGGTCATTTGTAAATATATCTTCTTTTTCGATTTCTTCATCTGTAACGGGACCATGCACAGCATGAAGTAATTTAGTTACTTGAACGATTGTTTTAGACTTGATTGGCCTTTGATAAAAATccttatgaattttt
Coding sequences within it:
- the LOC123258875 gene encoding uncharacterized protein LOC123258875; amino-acid sequence: MSIAVNKIASESQAKMRRHKIIILPITEDIQKLIIHIKITKKNCFDILKERFDYHTWLAASKLVAAYLLVFNRRRVGDVQNMVISDMDRLQSIDEHADKEEYNTLDDDGKKIAANYNRIEIRGKLNKDVAVIASNDIVDEIKLLIRYRESANVPTDNDFVFGLPNGVNNRIRVLNLCAVLRELSVSCGAEKPELLRGTHLRKHVATKCVEFELSDNVLSDLTKHMGHSEKIHKDFYQRPIKSKTIVQVTKLLHAVHGPVTDEEIEKEDIFTNDQNEFVEYEDSINMTENKNNLDTLNETDPDFDSNLPSNSVEIPNETDILFDHNLPCTSSVHNSVVITDYAQILNQSTPKDRKSTITVSETCTSTKKPLSDEEKRVIFTEFKEYIITRTYPSLKEIDDIKAKYLCLNDRSRDTIKAWMSNQYKKKASNVINKKKGIKIMSVKNKNYKLKSLTKKILDL